tatttttcgattCATAAGACTCGAACCCAAAATCTTACTTAAGGGGAACATATGAGGAGAATAAGATCTCCATCCCTATTACACAAAGTGATGGCAGACTATGAGAGGTTGACTAGATGCTCGGAGAACTGTTTACACATATGGCATTACCTCCTCTAGGCACAAGAACTGGAACAAATGGCTGTCTTCCGAAGAATTTATAATAGTATGAATTGTAACATTTTTGCAGAAACAACCACCCCCTTTAAATCTCTACATGGATACTCCTCGTCGCACTTTGTTTTAGATTCTGTTCGAGGTGAAGTGGCCTACTGGAGGAACTTTTTATAGAAGGGGCAGATTGTGGTGATCAACTCTGTACTTGGAGCAGCTAAATTAATCTCTACAAAGGATGAGGTTTTGCAATCATTTTAGATGGGGGAGTATGCGTACTATAATTTCCGATCATTATGTTACAAATAAGAAGATATTAAACAAATTAGATTAAGttacaaaaattttgaattttataaaatcaaaattcaaaatttaaatcCTTCTAAACATGGATTTGTTTCGACTTATTTTTGCAGAAAGTTGagtgttaaaattttaaaagaaaattgccACTATCATTCTCGAATTATCCTAATATCGATACTTTGGTCCCTGAAATGTTTTTGCCACCAATTCGGCCTAAACTTTGCTATCTCATCTACCATTTTAGTCAATGCATCAATTGCTTATACATAAATTTGAAATGAGCGCCTACATGGATTAAACAACactaataatattatttcttcATCAGATATGCACAAAATGACATcattttttggtttttaaaaTGTCGTTATTAATATCTTTAGTGTAATGAGAAAGATTACCTAGAGGCTCCTGGCCGACACCATCCATTCAGACGAGGTCGCTAGAGGCCCCTCGTGCACTAGCCTGAGGAGTTGAAGGCTGGCCAAAGAGCCCTAAACTCATGTGGACCTTGCCCCTCTCGCTCTCTACAAAATAGTGAAGGAGAGGAGGAAGGGATAGATCGGGTTGGGGCCCCCGACTACCAACCACCCCTTAGGATTGGCCCCACTGGCTAAATATGCCCCCTCCCCTTCTCTCTTTGTTTGGAAACAATAGGGTTGGGGGCTCCCTACGGCCATGGCCTCCTAAAGCGTGGCCACAAGTGTTTGATAGCCACGCTTTAAGAGGTCGTTGCCGACACAGAGCCCCCAACCCACCTTCACTGAACCCATTAACTACtttgtgaaaaataaaaaataaaaacataaaaaaacgTCATTTTATTCTATTAATGTCATTacttttgaaaagaaaattctttgAATACTTCCGGTTGAGATGGAGGGCAACTCAGGTGTGGGAGTTCCCTGGCCGACAACCTTCAACGTAGGTGAAGTAGCCAGCAGGGAGCCCCACCTTAGTTGTCGCCCTCTATCTTGCTTATTCGAGAAAGGAGATAGTGGGAGTCCACTCAGATGGGAGCTTTTCGATTAGAAACCTCTCCCACATGCAAGGTCATTGAAGGTTCTTGGCAATCCAATAAGCATGAGGTTATTATCCATATCTTATGGTTTCATCGgattctcaaatctatcctaaatatctcatggtttacatttggTTTTAAATCTATCACGCTGTCTATTTATTCGTTAAATGAAACGTAAGTAAGCTCCAAATgtatcccatgattttaatttttttcaaatgtaTCCCacgattttaatttttttctcaaatttatcctgGGTAAAGAGCCACAGTGGCAAGAATGGGCCCACTTACGTTCCACATTAGCAACACTGTTAAATGTTGACAGAAGATATAACAGCATGATAGTTTTGAAACCaaatgtaaaccatgtgatCAAGGTTTTCATAATCGctattctaggtagaatcggtTGAGAGTCGTaaaatcgtgaatcgtaaaattctacttgtaattaaaaaaatagcatatatatatgtagcatactttcctgagcaaaaaaaatcaatccttgttcattcaaataaaaatcaacaaatcaacaatttACAAAACCTTTTTTGACTTCCCTGATTTAATGAATTATCTGAAAATTTCTTCGTCCTATTTGACTACAGATTAAAGACTTCAATGATGTAAACAGCAATTACAGGATTTTCCTTCTCAGCACAAGGGCTGGTGGGTTGGGTATAAACCTCACTACTACTGACACATGCATACTGTACGACAGCGACTGGGTAACTCTATTGAATTCTATCATAACTGTACTAGTAGGCGCTGGGCAATTCCAAAGAGCACAAAATATGCAACAACATAAACAACCAACAAACTGTTGGTTAGGGCCTATCAATGCAGTCTGCAGAGCCTAAGGAGCATTATCACATATTCACAGATTCACAAGTATTCCAATAATTCCAATTCCAATTTCAAACGTTGGGCAATTCCAATGCAATTATGTAACCAATTTCAATTCCAATTTCAGTAGCTTCTTGGTCTGGAGTGGGCGGTCGAATGTCGAGCAGTGGGCAGTGAGCAGAGGCAGAACTGAGAGATCCTGGACGCTGGCGATCGAAGTTCAGGCAGTGGGCAGAGTATGGACTCTGGACCAAGCAACCGAACCGAGAGATCAGCTTGGACGGAAGTCGAGGCACAGTCAGCTTGGATCAGATCCTGGACGCTAGGCGGTCTGAGGTCGAGGCACAGTCAGCTTGGACGGAAGTCGGTTGAAGCTCGGAACACCTTGAGCGAAAGTCGGAACTACGGACTCACGCTCATCGGAGACTTGGGCGGTTGAAGCTCGGGCCGAGTTAGCTTGGACTGGTCTGGTTGAAGCTCGAAAGTCGGAACAACTTGGGCGGAGCGGAAGTCGAAACTACGGACTCACGGAGCTCATCAAGCATGTATCACTACAAACACCCTAAAGCGAAGTTAAGTCTcaaaacatgaaaaaatttctcatttaaTTTCGTTTTTTGGCACATAGCATAATATAATAGTCCAATGATATAAGTACATAACAAAGCACCATAAAATTCCTTAATATAACACCCAAGACTATAAAATATAACCTAATCAATCAAACAATATATGCAATAGCAATTGTAGAAGCCAAACACTTCAATTCATTATCAATAACCGGAACCCTAGCCAACTCATTAACAATTTATTCCTCGAGTTATTCGATCAATAGGCCGTAACTTAGCTAAGCTGAAATCAATCAAATTAAACCTTAATTTGCTTGTAAACCTGATTAATAGAAATACCTAagccataaaaaaaaaatgacccACATCAAATTCCACATCATTAGTCGAAACCCCAACCGAGCTAGAACGAAGAAAACCGGCTCAATCCTCATCTAGACTAATGAATAAGAACTTCTAAGATGAGAATAGTCAACTTACTCCAAGAACCCGAGCCTAGCCTTCCTCTCCTCCCTCATTTCTTCCTCAGCCTGCTCTGttctgtctctctctttctctcgcCCCCTGTtcttctctgttttttttttccgttttcTCTAGCCCCCGAAACTAAAACaaagaaggaaaggaaaaagaacaaaagaaagaagaaagaagaccaattgaattgaaaagaATGGCGGTGGAAGATGAGGGGAGTAGCTTGGGACCACGTGGAGCCCATGGCTCAttcccctttcttttctttttctccagtaactttacataatatatacatacatatgtatatatataagcatatgtatatatatgtgtatgcaaATACCGAGTCTCACACATGGGCTCAAAAGGGTCTGGGGAACTCTCAGCCCCTCTGCCTTAAGGAGTGATCGAGAATTCCCATGGATATTTTGGACCATGGTGTCTCCCATGGATATTCTAGCCATTTCCCATCATGCAAGCATGCAATACGTCATTATACATGCATAATAAACAAGATAGCAACGTATTAAACAAAAACATGCAAGTCAAAATTAGGATGAAACTGCGTTGGACAAAGGCTAAACAAAATTGAGTAGTAGGTCGGAATTGAGTGAGAGCTTCGGGCTCCTCGGGCTGCTGGGGTTAGTGTGGCTGGAGGGGCTACTCCGAGAGGTTCCCAATCTACAAAATagagtaaaagagaggcaaGGGAGCACGGGAAACTTGTGCTAAATGGCTGGATATGAGCAACAATGAAACAGGCAGTAGAATGGACCCAAGAAAGTAGTTTTCGGGGTCTTTGAGCTGCTGGGGATGTAGCAACTGCTCAGAAGCTTTGGGGAGGTTACCGACCTGCAAAACAAAGTGaaagaaagagggaaaaagaGATAGAAAAGGCGCTGGAAGGTTGAGCACAAGTGGGCACTCGGGTGACCCAAGTAAAGACAAGAAGAGACCCGACTTGGAAGGAATGGAAAGGAACGAGTGGGGCAACCAAGCGCGGTGGCTCCTAACTGTCAGGGGGCACTAGAGGTGGTTGAAGGACCTGTACTAGCTGCTTGAACCAGAATAGACCTgtgaggaagaaaagaaggaagaaaaccgaaaagaaaatgtatgaTCGAGTGGCTTGACTGGTGGAACGGCTCTCGAAACGTGATCTCCTCATCACGAGGAGAGTGAGGGTGTGGATGACCCCTCAAAGgggtgatggcacgactctccttAGTCGTGGGAGGGGAGAACCCGCCTAGGAACCCTGAGAACGCTTAAGGACTCATTTCTGGTCAGGGCTAGAACGAGTAGAAGGAgacctcaaatggaaaaactaacATCATCAATGGACTCGGTAGGTCGAAAACACTGGGGGTATCTAGTTTGTTCGAGGCTCGAGTAAGGTCAGGAGGCGGTCGTCGGAAAACGGGTGATTTTCAGACAAAAACGGCCTTGTTTGGCCTTGGGCTGTAGCTGCTGTATGCTGAACGAAATCTGGAGTTTGAGGGAGagttgagagagtttttgaaaGAGAAatgcttgagagagagtggaagaTGAAAAGTGATTAAGTGGTCTTGAGTTTAAGGTTATATAGGTAAACAAGATTGGTGAAAATTAAGCAAATTTAGGGGGAGTTTAGCATGTGGCCGAATTTGATTAAGGGGAAATGAGGAGTTGGCTGATCAAATAGAGTATAAGGGAACCAAGggagagttgatggatggatgggaaAGAAGAGTCTGGAAGAGGAGGAGTGTAGGGAAAGTTAAGTGCAATTTGGAAATTATGGGAAATGCACCAGTCAAGGGGAGGGCTGCAGCTGCCTTGGCTGAACCGTAGGTCCCACGAGGTTTAGAGGGGAGTCAGAGAAGCTTGGTTCTCGGTTGGTCGTGCGTTCGAGCTCCGTGACTCGAATGGACGTCGAATCGGCGATGTGCGCGCAAAGAAGATTTCAATAAGTGTAACATTGCCATGTTTTGCATAAGTGAATGCTTGTGTGGCCCGGAGGCTCGAAAGTCGGTTTTGCTTGATTTGGGTGATCGAAGCAAAGTTAACTTTTTTCGTCACCTATTCGTGTCTCTACGTGTTGTGCTGCTTGCATTGGCGTGTTTTGTGCTTTAGGCAAAATAGTTGACTCAACAACCTCTACCGGAGATCAGAAACCGAAGACGTCCCGGGAATCTACAATCGGAGCTTTCTTAGTATTTTCCAAGTGTTTTGATGTGTCCGGAGACCACTGTATTCTCCGTTTGTCGAAAACGAACCCCGAAGGTTTGCGGGGGGACGTTTAAGACCACTTTAAAGCTATTCGGAAGACCTTGATGAGTTGTGCAGTCTAAGCCGAATTAATTTTCCTGGCCCTTGGAGCGATTGAGAATGAGTGGTGCAGAACTTGGATATTAGCATTTCGCATAATAAGCTTTGAGTGTGAGATTCAGCCTGAAAGGGGTCCTCTTTCAGCTTGAacggtactcgggaaacttaAATGACTAGTGCAATGCGATTCGGATTTATTTCCCTGGCCCCTAAGatccctgggattgattggcgtggatttcgtgcactgacgatTCGTCAAAAAGGTCTCCGGCTATGGTTTTTTGTAGAAATTGCCTCATTTCCCGAGtctggatccactcgggagatcaGAATAATTTCCAATAAACAGTCTGAAATATGTTCCCTGGTCTTGGTGACCCTTGGGTGCGGCCAGGCCTGTCTTCCGGTGCCGTTGATTCACCTAAAGAGTGGGAATCCCGAGACCCGTCAGGAAGGCCGTCTGTGAATGTTCAGGAGTGCCTCGGCTTAAGCAAATGATTTCCGGAATGCGCACGGAGATGACATTGGTCGTTTTGGCatcatgagatatttttagaattccATATTTAATACCTTCTGATACTCCGACGATCCGGCGGTGAATAGTATTGCGATGCCGGCTCCCGTTGACTCGGGGTCTAGAGCCTGTCTGGCtaagcagatgatttgcgaaatgtgcTCGAAGGTGATGTTCATCAGTTCGGCACCAGGAAGGATTTTTAGAGTTCAATATTGGGCACCTTCTGATAGCTCAGTGAACTGGCAGTGAATAGCACCACAATAAGTCGGCTTCTGTCACCCCGATATCTACTGCTTGCCTGGCTTCTCCGATTCCCTCCTGTGACCTTTTTGGGCCTTGGCTTCTCTTCTGTAGTGCATGCCCCATGACCGTGTGGTCACCCCTACTGTCCGATTGTGAATAGTGACTCGAGTTTCTACTAGGCCTTCTTCTGCTCTGTTTGTCTGCTCATGGTCAGGGTGGCTGCTGATATTTTTTGTTGGAGTcaatggaccaaaatgggatACTGACATCATCATATACCAAATAATATGGATGAATGACCAAAATGCAACgaatatgaaataaataatatatagtaaaatttatTAAGTTGACATTGAAATGTCAATTTAACTAGTCAAGGATTATTAAATCGATTGATTCGAGGAAATGAGAACAtctttttagaaattaaaagttatcaaatggaattttcaataattcaaTGATTAATAATACAAATAGAATATTTCTATTAAATAGATTCTAATATAGCGGGTAGCAAGAATCGAAACCGCATTGACAGCTTGGAAGGCTGAGTGTTTGCATTTCgacttttatattaatatatattaattctcgtcaatgaaattatttatacTATTTTAGTTAACTCTATATTTTATCGATGTAAATCTTGAAATCTAGAAGGTCAATTGGGCCCGAGTAATCTAGTCAGTCGAGTCGGTCCTAcgggataaaactctctcaacatgaattttctgcatttataAGGACTTGAACCCAAAATTTGTTTAAACTTGaattttctgaatttattgtattaaacTCCTAGACCGActatttaaaaagaatatcCCACGGTATTTCATGTTTCACAAATCTATCACGTGGTTTacaaattatccaaaaatgcTCATGATTTATATCtaattccaaatctatcttgGCATTAATTTCtccgtcaacatttaacggtATTGCTGATGTGAAACGTAAGTGGACCCATTCTTGTCACTGTGGCCATTTGCCaggaatagatttgagaaaaacattaaaataatatgatacatttgagaaaaaattaaaaccatataATAAATTTGGAGACTACTTACGTTTCATTGACGGATAAATTCACGGTAcgataaatttgaaataaaatataaattatagatcttttaaataatttttaaaatataaaatatatttgagaaaacgataaaattataagatatataatattaaaaataaattaaataaataaataaagctttgagtttcacAGGACCACCAGGTCCCATCTGTGAGCCAGTGTCCAAATGGCATTTAATATTTGTCTTCTGTCTGCTAAAAGCAaaggttctctctctctctctctttctgatCAGTGCTGGTTGAATCTCTGAGATCAGagtcgttttttttttttgtttttatatcCCCTGACTGACAAGATCTCTTTTCGTACCACTTCCCGAAATTCCCAACCATTGGCCTCCTCCTTCCCTTTGCTTCTTCTGCCTTACTTTCCCATTCATTTACTCCGACCCCTCTTCCCCCTGTTAGTTTTCGGCAATTCCTAGGTTTAAAGATTCACATTTTGAACGAAGCCCCGCAGATTCTTGGATCTTGTCTATGGCGGGATAGCTGATAATCTTTGAAGGTGAGAAAACCCAGCTGATTCTTCTTTACCCAAGACATCCGATTCCGGGAACCCATTAAGCTTCCCCTGCTTCGAGTGGCCATTGATGCCACCTTTGCCGCATTCCATTCGGATCTTGTCGTTGTAGGCGACCGGGGACAAGATCTTGAATGGACCTAGCTTCTCATTGCAAGAGCTCTGCTTCTCAATGCAGCCCTCACTTGAGTTCAATCACAGGCAAGTGCTTTGCCCTCGTGGTCTTTGCCCTGATTTCTCGGTCGCTTTTCCTCCTAGCGTTCCCGGGTATCAACGGACGGGGGTATAGCAATGTCTTGGTGATCGCGGACCGGTCTTTTCACAGTTTGGATGATTTCGGGATCAGGAGAGAGAAGTTTCTGGAGGTTCCCCAAATTGTGTGGGGCCTGAACAATCAGAAGATTGCGTTCGCGAGGGCCTGTCTCACCGCCCGGATGCTCAACCGGACCCTCTTAATGCCGAGCTTGAGCGCCTCTTTGTTTTATAAGGAGATCGATCTTTTGCAGCCCATTTCGTTCGATAAGGTGTTCCAGTTCGACAAGTTCAATTCACTCTGTAGTGGGTTTGTCCGCTTAGGCCGTTACTCGGAGCCATCGAATAGAACCGCCCCGTTCAAGCTTATTAAAGGGAGCGGTAGGAAATGGACAGTCGATAGGGATCTGGATCAGCTGAGGGAGTTTGGGCGTGACCCGATTGACAGCCATGAGATTATTCGGGTCGTCGGGAAAAATCCGTTTCTGTGGCACGACCATTGGCCGGTTAATGACTATGCAAGGGTCTTTGAGTGTTTAGCATTAGTCGATGAGATAGCTAAAGAAGCCAATAGAGTTATCAATAGGATCAGAGAAGTGGGCAAAGGCAGTGAATCGAAAAGCATAGGTGAATTGGAATCCGTCCCTTATGTAGCTGTCCACATGAGAATTGAGAAAGACTGGATGATCCATTGCAAGAAATTAGAACAGAGGTCGAATATATCACAAATTTGCAGTAGCAAAGATGAGATCATGGCTCGAGTTGGGAGAATACTTGGTCTTAAAAATCCAACTGTTCTGTACCTTGCTGTGGCCAATAGCCTTCTTGAGGACTCCTCGTTGTTAACTGGTTGGAGGGATGGGCTGCTCCCGTTTGAGAAGAAAAGATTGGGAGTGGAAGCAATCTACAGGAAGTATCCTTACCTCATTCAATCAGCGATCGACTACGAGGTTTGCGTCAGAGCAGACGTATTTGTAGGGAATAGCTTTTCTACCTTTTCGAGCCTTGTGGTTCTTGAGAGGACTCAGAAGATGATGAGTTCAGGGGTTAGGAGTTCTTGTGGTCGAGAGGTGAGGTGGGCTTCTTATGCATATAATATCGAGGGGGAATCAGGCGGGCCAAAGAGGTGGATCACGAACATGAATGATTCAAGCCTCCGAGCAGTAAGCTACGGAACCAATGACATTTCCTGTTGAAAGGTTACTGTGCATATTTTGTGCTAGAATTACCCGAACAGGTAGATTCGAGGCTCTCTGTTTGTCCTTTTGGTGTAAAGTTTTGCTTTGTTGAACAAGAAAATTGATACATTGGGGTGAGAGGAAATCTGCAATTAGAGTAGCGTGGATTCATTGTTTGTTTGTGGAGAATAGAAATACGAAAACAAGTCAATAGAACAGTTTGAATTTCTTCAACTTTGAAGCATGAACATAATTGCATTGTTCATGTATGTGTTCTGCACCCATAGTTGTTTTCGATAGCAGAGTGACAGAGGTACAGGGCTCTGTTTTTGTCATGCTATCTGTTCTGTGTTTTGCATATTACACGACTGGATGTTATGTTCATTCCAAAGTTTTATCGTATATGCTTCTTATCGAGGGATTTGTTTGAGcttttatatgttatatgGATAACTTGCAAGGCGACTGATGTTGTAGACAAACTAATTTGAATTGCAGAAACACTGATCTTCGATGCATTGATGCATTTTGGTATGGAGCTCAATTTTAAGTCGCTAACTACTAAATACCCTACCCTGACCTGAATGTGGCATTTTCTTTGAAGATGGAAGCAGGTGGAGAAGCCTCTCTTTCTGAATGGTCCATACATTGTGAGAATTCATCGATAATTAACCTGAAAGGGCCAATGACCATATCAGCCAAATCGATGGTTCTGGAGTTACTTAAACTGAAAGTTGTTTttgaaagtaattttgattccTCCGAATTAAATGCTCGATAAAAGGCCAGAAGATCATGCCACGTTTATTCCTTTCATGTCACACGTATAGTATATGACAGAAAATTCTATCATATTGTTCAGGTACGATACCTAAGATTTTCTCCGCTGTTGGATTCTAGTGGGTTGTTCTCTTACTAATCAAAGAAATTCCGATTCAAGGGTGATTAAATTTCAGGTACCGTACGTAAGCAGCCGATAGAAGTAGAAGCTCCCGCAAAAGAGAGGATGCTTTCCAACCGAAGCATTTTGTCACATGTTGCCTCACGTGTGTTgttcttttcatttatttccaTAAATGAAACGGTGGCAGGAACATAGAAAGATGGGAAAGTGGGTTCGGTGGGGTTGAATGAATTTAATCCGTTTAGCAATACAATTAgagttaaatttcaaaatttaattccATTCTCATTGAAATGATAAAAGGCAAACGCTTATgttggtaaataaataaatatatatatatatatatataagtgagTTTGTAATAATGAGAATgaggaagaaaataaaaatgtaatggttgtattgttgaattgtgaaaaaaaaaaaacataatgaatagtattaaataatttaaaaaattgaattgaatagtaattaaaataaaatgaaataaagaaattgaagaaaaagaaaaaaaataatgattatattattaagtTGAAGAAAAGGTTTGGGAAAGTGAGAAGTGTTTCACTACAAAATCAATGGGAAACGATTGAAGCACTATAAAGGGTTCTTTCCCTGCAAACTGGGGCCGTGTCTCTCTGTTCATTCTCTGCGCTAATAAATGTTTTCTGCACTTAAATTTGATGGCTGTACACCAGAAAGGTATTTGCAGTACAAGgattcatcatcatcgtcatgGTAACATTTAATTCTCTTCCCCCACCCCCATCAAGATGGGGTAATTCGCCCAGATTAAGAGAAGACAATGTTGAACCGGGCATGTCACTCTGGTTACTGTTGTCGTCCTTGTGGAACTTGTGAATTGTGATAGGTTCTACGAGAATCAGAGTATTGTGATTGTTCCGGTCTACAATGTTATTTAGGATCCAATACTACTGATCACATAAATAGTGCGTTACGAGTAGTTCAcctctttttttataataaataaagggCATATTACTCACTTAAATCAAGCCCCGACTCCGAGTCAGCCACTGTAAATTGGTTTTTATGTTCTTCCTTTTACGATTGTCTTCAATGTTAAAATAGCTTAATCTTACCGATAAGCAGTGTTTCCATTGCTTTTTGTGTTCAcataatgaaattattaattttagggTTAAATGCACTTTGCCTCCCGACTTATGAGATGAAATTAGATTTGCCCCCCGACTATGAAATTTGGCAGAATGCCCTCTCACCTAATCGAAAAATAAGCGATATGACTCCCGGATCAAATTTTAGTCAAAATTCCGGCCAAAACAAGTTTTCAGAAATTGATTATCATTAATCTGATCATCAATTGGTCTTCCTTTTTTCCCC
Above is a window of Punica granatum isolate Tunisia-2019 chromosome 7, ASM765513v2, whole genome shotgun sequence DNA encoding:
- the LOC116212671 gene encoding O-fucosyltransferase 23, with the translated sequence MDLASHCKSSASQCSPHLSSITGKCFALVVFALISRSLFLLAFPGINGRGYSNVLVIADRSFHSLDDFGIRREKFLEVPQIVWGLNNQKIAFARACLTARMLNRTLLMPSLSASLFYKEIDLLQPISFDKVFQFDKFNSLCSGFVRLGRYSEPSNRTAPFKLIKGSGRKWTVDRDLDQLREFGRDPIDSHEIIRVVGKNPFLWHDHWPVNDYARVFECLALVDEIAKEANRVINRIREVGKGSESKSIGELESVPYVAVHMRIEKDWMIHCKKLEQRSNISQICSSKDEIMARVGRILGLKNPTVLYLAVANSLLEDSSLLTGWRDGLLPFEKKRLGVEAIYRKYPYLIQSAIDYEVCVRADVFVGNSFSTFSSLVVLERTQKMMSSGVRSSCGREVRWASYAYNIEGESGGPKRWITNMNDSSLRAVSYGTNDISC